CGCAACGGGACGAGATCGTTTTTCGGGATGATTTCGATCTTCTTCCACATCTAACACATCATTGACCACATACACCGCGCTCGATAGCAGACAAAACATGGCAAACGCCCCACCGATACGCCCCACGCTGTGCCAGTTGAGAAGTATGTGGCCGAATAACGGCCCTGGGAGCATGAAGACGTTCTTCACCCACTGCTTAGGTCGAAGCAGTCGCACCCACGACAGCAACAACACGCTGCGGCTTCCCGGGCTTTCTTGCATGGCCGAC
This window of the Candidatus Saccharimonadia bacterium genome carries:
- a CDS encoding decaprenyl-phosphate phosphoribosyltransferase (catalyzes the formation of decaprenylphosphoryl-5-phosphoribose from phosphoribose diphosphate and decaprenyl phosphate), which encodes MQESPGSRSVLLLSWVRLLRPKQWVKNVFMLPGPLFGHILLNWHSVGRIGGAFAMFCLLSSAVYVVNDVLDVEEDRNHPEKRSRPVA